The following are from one region of the Mycolicibacterium helvum genome:
- the asnB gene encoding asparagine synthase (glutamine-hydrolyzing) — MCGLLALVTDPAGTVTPNIVEAVAGASHLMRHRGPDEPGTWSDDRVVLGFNRLSIIDIAHSHQPLRWGPPEEPDRYVLVFNGEIYNYLELREALRSEHGAVFATDGDGEAIVAAYHHWGTAALSRLRGMFAFALWDTRNQELFCARDPFGIKPLFMATGPGGTAVGSEKKCLLQLAAEVGINLAIDQRAVQHYTVLQYVPEPETLHRGIRRLESGCYAVIRPGEQPRVSRYFVPRLTARPFTAGSEQARYDEITEVLEDSVAKHMRADVTVGAFLSGGIDSTAIAALAIRHNPRLITFTTGFEREGFSEVDVAVASAEAIGARHVAKVVSQSEFVAALPEIVWYLDEPVADPALVPLFFIAREARKHVKVVLSGEGADELFGGYTIYREPLSLKGFDYLPRPVRRTLGRASRPLPEGMRGKSLLHRGSLTLEERYYGNARSFSDDQLRAVLPGFDPGWTHTDVTAGIYAESADWDPVARMQHIDLFTWLRGDILVKADKMTMANSLELRVPFLDPEVFAVASRLPYDQKITRTTTKYALRRALEPIVPPHVLNRAKLGFPVPIRHWLRAGELMDWAYGMIAASQAGHLVDIAAVRAMLDAHRAGEGDHSRRLWTVLIFMLWHAIFVEQSVVPKISEPQYPIEL; from the coding sequence GTGTGCGGACTGCTTGCCCTGGTTACAGACCCCGCCGGCACAGTTACCCCCAACATCGTCGAGGCGGTGGCGGGCGCGTCGCATCTGATGCGGCACCGGGGCCCCGACGAGCCAGGAACCTGGTCTGATGACCGGGTCGTGCTGGGGTTCAACCGGCTTTCGATCATCGACATCGCGCACTCCCACCAGCCGTTGCGTTGGGGTCCGCCCGAGGAACCTGATCGCTACGTGTTGGTGTTCAACGGCGAGATCTACAACTACCTGGAACTACGGGAAGCGTTGCGTTCCGAGCACGGCGCGGTCTTCGCCACCGACGGCGACGGCGAGGCGATCGTGGCCGCCTATCACCATTGGGGCACCGCGGCGCTGAGCCGGCTGCGCGGGATGTTCGCGTTCGCGCTGTGGGACACCAGGAACCAGGAGTTGTTCTGCGCCCGCGACCCATTCGGCATCAAGCCGCTGTTCATGGCCACCGGGCCCGGCGGCACCGCCGTCGGCAGTGAGAAGAAGTGCCTGCTGCAGCTGGCCGCGGAGGTCGGCATCAATCTGGCCATCGACCAGCGCGCCGTGCAGCACTACACGGTGCTGCAGTACGTGCCCGAGCCCGAGACGCTGCACCGCGGTATCCGCCGGCTCGAATCCGGCTGTTACGCGGTGATCCGCCCCGGCGAGCAGCCCCGCGTCAGCCGCTACTTCGTGCCGCGGTTGACCGCCCGCCCGTTCACCGCGGGCAGTGAACAGGCCCGCTACGACGAGATCACCGAGGTCCTGGAGGACTCGGTGGCCAAGCACATGCGCGCCGACGTGACCGTCGGGGCGTTTCTGTCCGGCGGTATCGATTCGACCGCGATCGCCGCGCTGGCCATCCGGCACAATCCCCGACTGATCACCTTCACCACCGGTTTCGAGCGGGAAGGCTTTTCCGAGGTCGATGTGGCGGTGGCCTCGGCGGAGGCGATCGGCGCGCGGCACGTGGCCAAGGTGGTCAGCCAGTCCGAGTTCGTGGCTGCACTGCCCGAAATCGTCTGGTACCTCGACGAACCCGTGGCCGACCCGGCGCTGGTGCCGTTGTTCTTCATCGCCCGCGAGGCCCGCAAGCACGTCAAGGTGGTACTGAGCGGCGAGGGCGCCGACGAACTGTTCGGCGGGTACACGATCTATCGGGAACCGTTGTCGCTCAAGGGATTCGACTACCTTCCCCGGCCAGTCCGTAGGACGCTGGGCCGGGCGTCGCGGCCGTTGCCGGAAGGCATGCGCGGCAAGAGCCTGCTGCACCGGGGCTCGCTGACCCTCGAGGAGCGCTACTACGGCAATGCCCGCAGCTTCTCCGACGATCAGCTGCGCGCGGTGCTACCGGGTTTCGATCCGGGCTGGACGCACACCGACGTCACCGCCGGAATCTACGCCGAGTCAGCCGACTGGGACCCGGTCGCTCGCATGCAGCACATCGATCTGTTCACCTGGCTGCGCGGCGACATCCTGGTCAAGGCCGACAAGATGACGATGGCCAACTCGCTGGAACTGCGGGTGCCGTTCCTGGACCCCGAGGTGTTCGCCGTGGCCTCCCGGCTGCCGTATGACCAGAAGATCACCCGCACCACCACCAAGTACGCGCTACGCCGCGCACTAGAGCCGATCGTCCCGCCGCACGTCCTGAACCGGGCCAAGCTGGGCTTCCCGGTGCCGATCCGGCACTGGTTGCGGGCAGGCGAACTGATGGACTGGGCCTACGGGATGATCGCCGCTTCGCAGGCCGGCCATCTCGTCGACATCGCCGCGGTGCGCGCCATGCTCGACGCGCACCGCGCTGGCGAGGGCGATCACAGCCGCCGGCTGTGGACGGTGCTGATCTTCATGCTGTGGCACGCCATCTTCGTCGAGCAGAGCGTCGTGCCGAAGATCAGCGAGCCGCAGTACCCCATCGAGCTTTAG
- the qcrC gene encoding cytochrome bc1 complex diheme cytochrome c subunit, whose translation MLKRSARVKEPVSDKSRRRLRRRLTGAALLLVGLGVAGGVAATLTPTPQVAVADESQSALLRTGKQLFDTSCISCHGTNLQGVQGRGPSLIGVGEAAVYFQVSTGRMPAMRGEAQAPRKDPIFDEAQIDALGAYVQANGGGPLVPRDANGQIADHSLLGNDVARGGDLFRLNCASCHNFTGKGGALSSGKYAPDLEPATPAQIYTAMLTGPQNMPKFGDRQLSPEEKRDIVAYVRMATRAPDPGGYSLGGFGPSSEGMAIWIIGMVAAIAAALWIGARSS comes from the coding sequence ATGCTCAAGAGATCGGCGCGGGTGAAGGAACCGGTGAGCGACAAGTCGCGTCGTCGGCTTCGTCGCCGCCTGACTGGCGCGGCGCTGCTGCTGGTCGGCCTCGGTGTCGCCGGCGGTGTGGCCGCCACGTTGACGCCCACACCCCAGGTCGCGGTCGCCGACGAATCGCAGTCGGCGCTGTTGCGCACCGGTAAGCAGTTGTTCGACACCTCGTGCATCAGCTGCCACGGCACCAATCTGCAGGGCGTGCAGGGCCGCGGCCCCAGCCTGATCGGCGTCGGCGAGGCCGCGGTGTACTTCCAGGTCTCCACCGGCCGGATGCCGGCGATGCGCGGCGAAGCCCAGGCCCCGCGCAAGGACCCGATCTTCGACGAGGCCCAGATCGACGCGCTCGGCGCCTACGTTCAGGCCAACGGCGGCGGTCCGCTCGTTCCGCGGGACGCCAATGGCCAGATCGCCGATCACTCGCTGCTCGGCAACGACGTCGCCCGCGGCGGCGATCTGTTCCGGCTCAACTGCGCCTCGTGCCACAACTTCACCGGCAAGGGCGGCGCACTGTCGTCGGGCAAGTACGCGCCCGACCTCGAGCCGGCCACCCCTGCCCAGATCTACACCGCGATGCTGACCGGTCCGCAGAACATGCCCAAGTTCGGCGACCGCCAGCTTTCTCCCGAAGAGAAGCGGGACATCGTCGCCTACGTGCGCATGGCGACTCGCGCGCCGGATCCCGGCGGCTACAGCCTCGGCGGCTTCGGACCCTCGTCTGAAGGTATGGCGATCTGGATTATCGGCATGGTCGCCGCCATCGCGGCGGCGCTGTGGATCGGAGCAAGATCATCATGA
- the qcrA gene encoding cytochrome bc1 complex Rieske iron-sulfur subunit, whose protein sequence is MSDVNRPSDEQLAAMSREELLELGGKIDGVDIILKEPRWPVEGTKAEKRAERLVAGWLLLGGFFGLALLLVFIFWPWQWDGSNETSLADFATPLYGLTFGMSIMAIGIGAVLYQKKFIPEEITVQDRHDGRSPEIERKTVVANLTDALEASTIKRRKLVGLSLGIGLGAFGAGTLVAFVGGLIKNPWKPVVPTAEGKKAVLWTSGWTPRFTGETIYLARATGLPGQSPFVRLRPEDIDAGGMETVFPWRESDGDGTTVESHERLAEIAMGVRNPVMLIRIKPVDMAKVVKRAGQESFNFGDLFAYTKVCSHLGCPASLYEQQTYRILCPCHQSQFDALHFARPIFGPAARALAQLPITINQDGYLVANGDFAEPVGPAFWERTS, encoded by the coding sequence ATGAGTGACGTGAATCGGCCGAGCGACGAACAGCTCGCAGCGATGTCACGCGAGGAGCTCCTGGAGCTCGGCGGCAAGATCGACGGCGTCGACATCATCCTCAAGGAGCCCCGCTGGCCCGTCGAGGGCACCAAAGCAGAGAAGCGCGCCGAGCGCCTGGTGGCCGGCTGGCTGCTGCTGGGCGGCTTCTTCGGTCTGGCCCTGCTGCTGGTGTTCATCTTCTGGCCGTGGCAGTGGGACGGCTCGAACGAGACCTCACTGGCCGACTTCGCCACCCCGCTGTACGGACTGACCTTCGGGATGTCGATCATGGCGATCGGCATCGGCGCGGTGCTCTACCAGAAGAAGTTCATCCCCGAGGAGATCACCGTCCAGGATCGCCATGACGGGCGTTCCCCGGAGATCGAGCGCAAGACCGTGGTGGCCAACCTCACCGACGCCCTCGAAGCCTCGACGATCAAGCGGCGCAAGCTGGTTGGGCTGTCGTTGGGCATCGGCCTCGGCGCGTTCGGCGCCGGCACGCTGGTGGCCTTCGTTGGCGGCCTGATCAAGAATCCGTGGAAGCCGGTGGTTCCCACCGCCGAAGGCAAGAAGGCCGTGCTGTGGACGTCGGGCTGGACCCCGCGGTTCACCGGCGAGACCATCTACCTGGCCCGGGCAACCGGCCTGCCGGGCCAGTCGCCGTTCGTCCGGCTGCGGCCCGAGGACATCGACGCCGGCGGCATGGAGACGGTGTTCCCGTGGCGCGAGAGCGACGGCGACGGCACCACCGTGGAAAGCCACGAGCGGCTGGCGGAAATCGCCATGGGCGTGCGCAACCCAGTGATGCTGATCCGCATCAAGCCGGTCGACATGGCCAAGGTGGTCAAGCGTGCAGGCCAGGAGAGCTTCAACTTCGGCGACCTGTTCGCCTACACGAAGGTCTGCTCGCACCTGGGCTGCCCGGCCTCGCTGTACGAGCAGCAGACCTACCGGATCCTGTGCCCGTGCCACCAGTCGCAGTTCGACGCATTGCATTTCGCGCGACCGATCTTCGGTCCGGCCGCGCGCGCACTGGCGCAGTTGCCGATCACGATTAACCAGGACGGGTATCTGGTCGCCAATGGCGACTTCGCCGAGCCCGTCGGACCCGCATTCTGGGAGCGCACATCATGA
- a CDS encoding carbohydrate kinase family protein: protein MTIAVTGSIATDHLMRFPGRFSEQLLAEHLQKVSLSFLVDDLVVHRGGVAGNMAYAMGLLGGNPTLVGAVGSDFDEYRQWLESHGVDTSHVLVSKTAYTARFVCTTDEDMAQIASFYPGAMSEARDIKLADLVERSGAPELVIIGANDPEAMFLHTEECRALGLAFAADPSQQLARLSGDEIRRLIDGATYLFTNDYEWDLLLQKSGWSEAEVMSQIQLRITTLGPNGVDLVGRDGTFIHVDVVPETQKDDPTGIGDAFRAGFLTGRDVGLSLERAAQFASLVATLVLEAPGPQEWTWDRNAGIARIKDAYGPEAADEISAALA, encoded by the coding sequence GTGACGATCGCGGTGACCGGATCCATTGCCACCGACCACCTGATGCGGTTTCCCGGGCGGTTCTCCGAACAACTCCTGGCCGAGCACTTGCAGAAGGTGTCGCTGAGCTTCCTGGTCGACGATCTGGTGGTGCACCGCGGCGGTGTCGCGGGCAACATGGCCTACGCGATGGGCCTGCTCGGTGGCAACCCCACGCTGGTCGGCGCCGTCGGCTCGGACTTCGACGAGTACCGGCAGTGGCTGGAATCACATGGGGTGGACACCTCGCACGTCCTGGTGTCGAAGACCGCCTACACGGCCCGGTTCGTCTGCACCACCGATGAGGACATGGCTCAGATCGCGTCGTTCTACCCGGGCGCGATGTCGGAGGCCCGCGACATCAAGCTCGCCGATCTCGTAGAGCGAAGCGGTGCACCGGAACTGGTGATCATCGGCGCCAACGATCCGGAGGCGATGTTCCTGCACACCGAGGAGTGCCGGGCGCTGGGCCTGGCGTTTGCCGCCGATCCCAGCCAGCAGCTGGCCCGCCTTTCCGGTGACGAGATCCGTCGGCTCATCGACGGCGCCACCTATTTGTTCACCAACGACTACGAGTGGGATCTGCTGCTGCAGAAATCCGGCTGGTCGGAAGCCGAAGTGATGAGCCAGATTCAGCTGCGCATCACGACGCTGGGCCCCAACGGTGTCGACCTCGTCGGCCGCGACGGCACCTTCATCCACGTCGACGTGGTGCCTGAGACGCAGAAGGACGACCCGACCGGTATCGGCGACGCTTTCCGCGCCGGATTCCTCACCGGCCGCGATGTCGGACTGAGCCTGGAACGCGCGGCGCAGTTCGCGTCGCTGGTCGCCACCCTGGTGCTGGAGGCACCGGGTCCGCAGGAGTGGACCTGGGACCGCAACGCCGGGATTGCGCGCATCAAGGACGCTTATGGCCCTGAAGCTGCCGACGAGATTTCGGCTGCGCTTGCCTAA
- the qcrB gene encoding cytochrome bc1 complex cytochrome b subunit: protein MSPKLADALAKQGDDIDSRYHPSAAVRRQLNKVFPTHWSFLLGEIALYSFIVLLLTGVYLSLFFDPSMADITYQGVYQPLRGVEMSKAYASALDISFEVRGGLFVRQVHHWAALLFAAAIMVHLARIFFTGAFRRPREANWVIGSLLLILAMFEGYFGYSLPDDLLSGIGLRAALSSITMSVPIVGTWLHWALFGGDFPCGGLGYQCSTVGTMLPRMYALHILLIPGIILALIGAHMALVWFQKHTQFPGPGRTEKNVVGVRVMPVFAVKSGAFFAMTTGILGLMGGLLQINPIWQLGPYKPSQVSAGSQPDFYMMWTEGLARIFPPWELYFWHHTIPAAFWVAMSMGIVFGLLIAYPFLEKKFTGDYAHHNLLQRPRDAPTRTAIGAMAISLYMVWTLAAMNDIIALKFHISLNATTWIGRIGSLVLPPLVFFIAYRWAVGLQRSDRDVLEHGIETGILKRLPHGAYIELHQPLGPVDDHGHPIPLEYQGAALPKRMNKLGSGGQTGHGSFLTADPPAEDAALNEAAHASEHRALTALREWQDAESNGNGSTNGQH, encoded by the coding sequence ATGAGTCCGAAACTCGCTGATGCCCTGGCCAAGCAGGGCGACGACATTGACTCCCGCTACCACCCGTCCGCTGCGGTTCGGCGCCAGCTGAACAAGGTCTTCCCCACGCACTGGTCGTTCCTGCTGGGCGAGATCGCCTTGTACAGCTTCATCGTGCTGCTGCTCACCGGCGTGTACCTCTCGCTGTTCTTCGACCCGTCGATGGCCGATATCACGTATCAGGGTGTCTACCAACCCCTTCGGGGCGTCGAGATGTCCAAGGCATACGCATCCGCCCTCGACATCAGCTTCGAAGTCCGCGGCGGCCTGTTCGTCCGGCAGGTCCACCACTGGGCCGCGCTGTTGTTCGCCGCGGCGATCATGGTGCACCTGGCGCGCATCTTCTTCACCGGCGCCTTCCGCCGGCCCCGCGAGGCCAACTGGGTGATCGGTTCGCTGCTGCTGATCCTGGCCATGTTCGAGGGTTACTTCGGCTACTCGCTGCCCGACGACCTGCTGTCCGGCATCGGCCTGCGCGCAGCGTTGTCGTCGATCACGATGAGCGTGCCGATCGTCGGAACCTGGTTGCACTGGGCGCTTTTCGGTGGCGACTTCCCCTGCGGCGGACTCGGCTACCAGTGCAGCACGGTGGGCACCATGCTCCCCCGGATGTACGCCCTGCACATCCTGCTGATCCCCGGAATCATCCTGGCGCTCATCGGCGCGCACATGGCACTGGTGTGGTTCCAGAAGCACACCCAGTTCCCCGGCCCCGGGCGCACCGAGAAGAACGTCGTCGGCGTACGCGTCATGCCGGTGTTCGCGGTGAAGTCCGGTGCGTTCTTCGCGATGACCACCGGCATCCTGGGCCTGATGGGTGGTCTGCTGCAGATCAACCCGATCTGGCAGCTCGGCCCCTACAAGCCGTCCCAGGTGTCGGCAGGCAGCCAGCCCGACTTCTACATGATGTGGACGGAAGGCCTGGCCCGCATCTTCCCGCCGTGGGAGCTGTACTTCTGGCACCACACCATCCCCGCGGCGTTCTGGGTCGCGATGTCCATGGGCATCGTGTTCGGGCTGCTGATCGCGTATCCGTTCCTGGAGAAGAAGTTCACCGGGGACTACGCGCACCACAACCTGTTGCAGCGTCCGCGTGACGCACCGACGCGCACCGCGATCGGCGCGATGGCGATCTCGCTGTACATGGTCTGGACGCTGGCCGCCATGAACGACATCATCGCGCTGAAGTTCCACATCTCGCTGAACGCGACGACGTGGATCGGCCGCATCGGCTCGCTGGTGTTGCCGCCGCTGGTGTTCTTCATCGCCTACCGGTGGGCAGTCGGGCTGCAGCGCAGCGACCGCGACGTGCTCGAGCACGGCATCGAGACCGGCATCCTCAAGCGGCTGCCGCACGGTGCCTACATCGAGCTGCACCAGCCGCTGGGCCCGGTCGACGACCATGGCCACCCGATCCCGCTGGAATACCAGGGGGCGGCGTTGCCCAAGCGGATGAACAAGCTGGGCTCCGGCGGCCAGACCGGCCACGGCAGCTTCCTGACCGCGGACCCCCCAGCCGAGGATGCCGCGCTCAACGAGGCCGCACATGCCTCCGAGCACCGGGCGCTCACCGCACTGCGCGAATGGCAGGACGCTGAGTCCAACGGCAACGGAAGCACCAACGGCCAGCACTAG
- a CDS encoding cytochrome c oxidase subunit 4, with amino-acid sequence MHIEARLFEILTAFFVLAAIVYGALTAVFQYGGIEWAGTTALVLTAGLSLIIGTFFRFVARRLDTRPEDYEDAEISDGAGELGFYAPHSWWPILIALSFSTAAVGAALWLPWLIAAGVVFVIAAVCGLVFEYYIGPEKH; translated from the coding sequence ATGCATATTGAAGCCAGGCTCTTCGAAATCCTGACCGCCTTTTTCGTGCTCGCCGCGATCGTCTATGGCGCGTTGACTGCCGTGTTCCAGTACGGCGGCATCGAGTGGGCCGGTACCACCGCACTGGTGCTCACCGCCGGCCTGTCGCTGATCATCGGCACCTTCTTCCGGTTCGTGGCGCGCCGCCTGGACACCCGGCCCGAGGACTACGAGGACGCTGAAATCAGTGACGGCGCAGGGGAGTTGGGGTTCTATGCACCGCACAGCTGGTGGCCCATCCTGATCGCGCTGTCCTTTTCGACCGCCGCGGTCGGCGCCGCACTGTGGCTGCCATGGCTGATTGCGGCCGGCGTGGTCTTCGTGATCGCGGCAGTCTGCGGTCTGGTGTTCGAGTACTACATCGGACCCGAGAAGCACTGA
- a CDS encoding DUF2561 family protein translates to MARETELPLAGTTEEDRRSPETVDRLLVGVCGAIWLVLLAVTVIAIVALVDMSRGHTAGNDGSRTPWLLYSIIAVSALIIVGAIPLLIRARRTALADARLTPFDPPKAPSPQRPSTAPAAPVRGTEAPTEKLKVFGSTVDPYERYQPDFAQSSASRRADPLIPATELDRLWLRCTAMLGGAIGLALLGVSTATYLLAVDNDTAAWVALGLAAVITIAMPAVPVTYLRQLHGAVEETVD, encoded by the coding sequence ATGGCGCGCGAAACAGAGCTCCCGCTGGCCGGGACAACGGAGGAAGATCGACGATCACCGGAGACGGTGGACCGCCTGCTGGTCGGCGTGTGCGGTGCGATCTGGCTGGTGCTGCTGGCTGTGACGGTCATTGCGATCGTCGCCCTGGTCGACATGAGCCGAGGTCATACCGCAGGCAACGACGGCTCACGGACCCCGTGGCTGCTCTACAGCATCATCGCGGTGTCGGCGCTGATCATCGTCGGCGCGATCCCGCTGCTGATCCGGGCCAGGCGCACCGCGCTGGCCGATGCGCGGCTGACACCCTTCGATCCCCCCAAGGCGCCGAGTCCCCAACGTCCCAGCACGGCACCAGCCGCCCCTGTGCGCGGCACCGAGGCGCCGACGGAGAAGCTGAAGGTGTTCGGCTCGACGGTGGACCCGTATGAGCGCTACCAGCCCGACTTCGCCCAATCGTCGGCGTCCCGGCGGGCCGATCCGCTGATCCCGGCCACCGAGCTGGACCGGCTGTGGCTGCGCTGCACAGCCATGCTGGGTGGTGCGATCGGCCTGGCGCTGCTCGGGGTATCGACCGCGACCTATCTGCTGGCGGTGGACAACGACACCGCGGCCTGGGTGGCGTTGGGCCTGGCCGCCGTCATCACGATCGCCATGCCGGCTGTCCCGGTGACCTATCTGCGCCAGCTGCATGGCGCGGTAGAGGAGACCGTCGACTAA
- a CDS encoding Rv0361 family membrane protein → MAGPIPPHQQAGAVGQPNLGPPPYSEPYPDEPYGRPGMAAQGPYPGVHPGALPPPVVYPKPRRRLGLWLGLGALVLVGAIVAGVLTIRTGEPSTTAAGGFTEASAKSAITGYLTALSKGDTETIARSNLCGMYDGVKDRKSDLALARLASDAFRRQFSGAEVTSIDAIVPWSNYQAQVLFTMKVASSGSRGNRGEEQGVAQLLRQGNQLLVCSYLLRTAAQY, encoded by the coding sequence ATGGCTGGCCCGATTCCGCCGCATCAGCAGGCCGGGGCCGTGGGTCAACCCAATCTTGGGCCACCCCCGTATTCCGAGCCCTACCCCGACGAGCCCTACGGCCGCCCGGGAATGGCCGCCCAGGGGCCCTATCCCGGCGTGCACCCGGGGGCATTGCCGCCGCCGGTGGTCTACCCGAAGCCGCGTCGGCGGCTGGGGCTGTGGCTGGGCCTGGGCGCGCTGGTGCTGGTGGGCGCCATCGTGGCGGGGGTCCTGACCATCCGCACCGGCGAACCCAGCACGACAGCGGCCGGCGGATTCACCGAGGCGTCGGCCAAGTCCGCGATCACGGGCTACCTGACCGCGCTGTCGAAGGGCGATACCGAAACCATCGCGCGCAGCAACTTGTGCGGCATGTACGACGGCGTGAAGGACCGCAAGTCCGATCTGGCGCTGGCCCGGCTGGCCAGCGACGCTTTCCGCAGGCAGTTCTCCGGGGCCGAGGTGACCTCGATCGACGCGATCGTGCCGTGGTCGAACTACCAGGCCCAGGTGCTGTTCACCATGAAGGTGGCGTCTTCGGGCTCACGCGGCAATCGCGGCGAGGAGCAGGGCGTGGCGCAGTTGCTGCGCCAGGGCAATCAGCTGCTGGTCTGCTCGTATCTACTGCGAACGGCCGCCCAGTACTGA
- the ctaC gene encoding aa3-type cytochrome oxidase subunit II, with translation MKTRGSRFRVLALAVTFGALALTLSGCSWQEVFGLGWPKGITPEAQTNRDLWVWSVIAALVVGVIVWALTFWTMAFHRKKKGTPADEELPRQFGYNMPLELVLTVVPFLIISVLFYFTVVVQEKMMHRDPNPEVVVDVTAFQWNWKFGYQKVDFKDGTFNYDGADPARKAAMVSKPEGVDAHGEERVGAVRGLNPQDRTYLNFDKVETLGTSNEIPVLVLPAGKRIEFQIASADVIHSFWVPEFLFKRDVFPNPEANHTENKFQVSEIMLPDGQTSAAFVGRCAEMCGTYHSMMNFEVRVVSPNDFKAYLDQRIAGKTNAEALESINQSPVATTTHPFDTRRGELVIPQASK, from the coding sequence GTGAAGACCCGCGGTTCCCGGTTTCGGGTGCTGGCGTTAGCCGTCACTTTCGGCGCGCTGGCGCTCACTCTCAGCGGGTGCAGCTGGCAGGAAGTGTTCGGCTTGGGCTGGCCGAAGGGCATCACCCCCGAAGCGCAGACCAACCGAGACCTGTGGGTCTGGTCGGTCATTGCTGCGCTCGTCGTCGGTGTGATCGTCTGGGCCCTGACCTTCTGGACGATGGCCTTCCACCGCAAGAAGAAGGGCACGCCCGCCGACGAGGAGCTGCCCCGCCAGTTCGGCTACAACATGCCGCTGGAGCTGGTGCTGACGGTCGTTCCGTTCTTGATCATCTCCGTGCTCTTCTACTTCACGGTCGTCGTGCAGGAGAAGATGATGCACCGGGATCCCAATCCCGAGGTCGTCGTCGACGTCACGGCGTTCCAGTGGAACTGGAAGTTCGGCTACCAGAAGGTCGACTTCAAGGACGGCACGTTCAACTACGACGGTGCAGACCCGGCGCGCAAGGCCGCGATGGTCTCCAAGCCCGAAGGCGTCGACGCCCACGGCGAGGAGCGGGTTGGCGCGGTGCGTGGCCTGAACCCGCAGGACCGCACCTACCTCAACTTCGACAAGGTCGAGACGCTGGGCACCAGCAACGAGATCCCGGTGCTGGTGTTGCCGGCCGGTAAGCGGATCGAGTTCCAGATCGCTTCCGCCGACGTCATCCACTCGTTCTGGGTGCCGGAGTTCCTGTTCAAACGTGACGTTTTCCCGAACCCGGAAGCCAACCACACCGAGAACAAGTTCCAGGTTTCCGAGATCATGCTGCCGGACGGTCAGACCAGCGCCGCGTTCGTCGGGCGCTGCGCCGAGATGTGCGGCACCTATCACTCGATGATGAACTTCGAGGTCCGGGTGGTCTCGCCCAACGACTTCAAGGCCTACCTCGACCAGCGCATCGCCGGCAAGACCAACGCCGAGGCACTGGAGTCGATCAACCAGTCACCGGTGGCCACCACCACGCACCCGTTCGACACCCGCCGGGGCGAGTTAGTGATCCCGCAGGCGAGTAAGTAG
- a CDS encoding MmpS family transport accessory protein, which produces MSGPNPPDEESGDRGETPTGTGFQAYSAPEAEQYTAGPFVAPDPALYDYDTYDAGTEYLDEAQPPRWPWVVGITAIVAAIALVVSVSLLVTSTDTNKLATPVTTTTVKPPPVQDEITTTQPPPPPPPPPVTTEEPPPPPPETVTVTTEPPAPPPPPPPPATTEAPPPVTTTTAPPPPTTTTTTPAGPRQVTYSVTGTKAPGDIISVTYVDASGRQRTQRNVYIPWSLTVTPISQSDVGSVQASSLFLVSRLNCSITTSDGVVLSSNQNNAAQTSC; this is translated from the coding sequence ATGAGCGGGCCGAATCCGCCGGATGAGGAGTCGGGCGACCGGGGTGAGACACCCACAGGTACAGGCTTTCAGGCCTATTCCGCACCGGAAGCCGAGCAATACACCGCAGGCCCTTTTGTCGCGCCCGACCCCGCGCTCTACGACTACGACACGTACGACGCGGGTACTGAATACCTCGACGAGGCACAGCCGCCCAGGTGGCCGTGGGTGGTCGGGATCACCGCGATCGTGGCCGCCATCGCGCTGGTGGTGTCGGTGTCGCTGCTGGTGACCAGCACCGACACCAACAAGTTGGCCACTCCGGTGACCACCACGACCGTCAAACCGCCGCCGGTGCAGGACGAGATCACCACCACCCAGCCGCCGCCACCGCCACCACCTCCGCCGGTGACGACCGAGGAGCCGCCACCGCCGCCCCCCGAGACGGTGACGGTGACGACGGAACCCCCGGCACCACCGCCACCACCACCCCCGCCAGCAACGACGGAGGCACCACCACCCGTGACCACGACGACGGCCCCGCCGCCCCCGACCACCACGACGACGACGCCCGCCGGCCCGCGTCAGGTGACCTATTCGGTCACCGGGACCAAGGCTCCCGGTGACATCATCTCGGTGACCTACGTCGATGCGTCGGGTCGCCAGCGCACCCAGCGCAATGTCTATATCCCATGGTCACTGACGGTGACACCGATCTCGCAGTCCGATGTCGGCTCGGTGCAGGCGTCCAGCCTGTTCCTGGTCAGCAGGCTTAACTGTTCGATCACGACCAGCGATGGAGTGGTGTTGTCGTCCAATCAGAACAACGCCGCGCAGACTAGTTGCTGA